A portion of the Colius striatus isolate bColStr4 chromosome 1, bColStr4.1.hap1, whole genome shotgun sequence genome contains these proteins:
- the RESF1 gene encoding retroelement silencing factor 1 isoform X2, producing MDWNGRPFQNADANKNMQSAETRYPQLLSTAQGFPQTNACSSKNACTYAGNNQMLYLPTSNVTFPLVNAEGFRTSDQVLPGASVAGKDFRISKYSVDQHPSSWAPIGPKLPNQTSRLRAEMTQTSWPDSNAPIYRTLPSVSSQMNSGSNMKNVVWESQYVTTNSYTVHPQIPHQNSMRTTMLYQSNTNSQNNPIIGIPGQHVQNQICHSNTQFKVSHSLNQNTEANVQIVHYRASQMGSEAPGNCSAQSLMLANCDSRNAAQSSVVAPQAGQNVPNGYIISQRRHPSDMKNASGFNSVQQHYQKLQPGEVNHSLGNVYNSNGNVTANQSLNAMSVPPPDISKELDDVIQELETLSSVTASKTLSNPASVQESQTTSLMNRPVNSQVSSLVVEKMKRARDRLAWEAQNLLTIKKKCVLLEKLHHYKRKLLAASEHNNLRVPPSYQEAFANRLSWVPNPNVPLSPSKTLRIENPVRSSSPEERNANDVANADNRELEITQSNLQVEQRSLSLSSASSSSSTPSFCSAPSLNSASSSSAPSSSSVPLSSSPLLSSDPSSSFTSSSNFTPSLSSAPPSSFTPSLSSAPLSSFGPSSSSAPPPSQSKLPAQLNSLESTPSSEQKDTCALTSSQKDVTSLNKGSCFSLVDGGVKIASKDVPGNSSFLQFVLSSANVLKEKTAGATADKILTGLLCSEKPMIDTTVSDKSSLKDTSEKKTESKKGEQPFMVHTNSPVSEATESGGANFQGDVAQKKTLLTEKTSSKQNNGSYTMEELTACLGLWRNSGPSETISVQNSQLNGSSTANQISSYSQTTKNGEQNNVPVSTVGEILPVTSASPGQKLDTMSCNLLKSFELQVAVVTPLVLLEQRTQNQQIDKCPASVGKMTAVTDSRSTCSLQEAGKNELGVVNTDKATIASPSNCVLAQKVDTNLQQTKLADENGIIKNSANANDLYGENQSKVSKPAQDARENPQNKPSFPELGINPSSEIFQEVARDHKDRQAVLETGYTSTAVLEDQMFCITSVCSLVEGDTSYNPQIASIFKPVPELDALNGTMSEGNASDPEQKEQQQVFSRNKLSSNTPQRDSLLLKILDTSSNCKSKAGNNLDCSTTSNLKKQSSGGPPNTVSASKQNRPLIASFKHPKTYLKGPTHTRQELALNSPISSSSLTAETAGVNSEQNYVCCKNSTEKEENFFGARPIKYLNNQLYELVKEFPYGIEGADILTKEPVQNNSVAERMENQPQKETQICDKNSHLNDPVDQIKIEVLSSDQVQELFPEHSQCSSNEKKSVGSQQSEKASAEENHEGNIQPSQSLFEKKKNTQDPSSPTVKKTDDCSLMSSPSVACEMPPWKSEMSVSEKNDDQLSKFKNTSSTETLDNNSEIDAVMENCAVGNLPNSEKTPNSDSENNICKNTSPVDKKPSLKVNNEHKLLTRQQEKYEPLNSSENQDVDKTRKNSWKEETQINRGSPLLDKEFHSDKKEHQTATEELSERAGHTDAADTTNSSKKKKRLFKRESLSKDKTKTGLAMKFQGVRKSETVEGKHDKVNQGQKNETCKENSAEEQICRKQKEIPRQDVGVHIKDKGKLSAEIKHTKLNSYRDDAVKFPNVATVDLKARNHKYPQHKCIKVHPSQEQPYKRKRKETMIGKRDPKKSKVEEESLKQSEAKNSQQLPHNCVINTDKAKKLNGENGWKPRTSLADHAVLKLQRKRGRPSTISKNYFSNRDKHLEGQNKDKGSERMFSDKNMLYFNRRNNRLKFHLQKEPKKHYLNRVAFKRMAQERIYLTKLETSPVRPICHRKSKVSQNSPDAKRRASASEVEKSCEPQALEFKLYPEMLLRNPATDEENLAAKNSSEREKAIVAGVKSKKEDWLKSDPVKQKKLEEIFTVSSVLSSSYFFQYWNLFDKLPWLINLLLSIQTAA from the exons ATGGACTGGAATGGCAGGCCATTCCAGAATGCTGATGCAAATAAGAACATGCAAAGTGCGGAAACGCGTTATCCTCAGTTGCTTTCTACTGCACAGGGTTTTCCTCAAACAAATGCTTGTTCCTCTAAAAATGCATGTACTTATGCTGGAAATAACCAAATGCTGTATCTGCCTACTAGCAATGTTACCTTTCCTCTTGTAAATGCTGAAGGATTCAGAACTTCAGATCAGGTCTTACCAGGAGCATCTGTAGCTGGTAAGGACTTTCGAATCTCAAAATACTCAGTTGATCAACATCCATCATCCTGGGCACCAATAGGTCCAAAACTGCCCAATCAGACATCACGTTTGCGGGCAGAGATGACTCAGACTTCTTGGCCAGACTCTAATGCCCCCATTTACAGAACATTGCCTTCTGTGTCTTCTCAGATGAACTCTGGAAGTAATATGAAGAATGTAGTTTGGGAATCTCAGTATGTAACCACAAATAGTTACACTGTGCATCCACAAATACCACATCAAAATTCCATGAGAACTACAATGTTATATCAAAGTAACACTAATTCCCAGAATAATCCTATTATTGGTATACCTGGACAACATGTCCAAAACCAAATATGTCATTCCAACACTCAGTTTAAGGTTTCACACTCACTGAATCAAAATACTGAAGCAAATGTACAGATAGTACATTATAGAGCAAGTCAGATGGGATCAGAAGCTCCTGGCAACTGTTCTGCACAGTCTTTGAtgcttgccaactgtgattcaaGGAATGCAGCACAGTCTTCAGTAGTTGCACCACAGGCAGGTCAAAATGTACCTAATGGATACATCATTAGCCAACGGAGGCACCCATCAGATATGAAAAATGCTTCTGGTTTTAACAGTGTTCAGCAACACTATCAGAAACTGCAACCTGGAGAAGTCAATCATTCACTTGGGAATGTCTACAATTCAAACGGAAATGTGACAGCAAATCAATCTTTGAATGCAATGTCTGTGCCACCCCCTGACATTTCCAAAGAACTGGATGATGTTATACAAGAACTGGAAACTCTTTCCTCTGTGACTGCTTCAAAGACACTGAGTAATCCTGCTTCAGTTCAGGAAAGCCAGACTACTAGTTTAATGAATAGGCCTGTTAATTCTCAAGTTTCTTCATTAGTagtagaaaaaatgaaaagggcaAGGGACAGACTAGCTTGGGAAGCTCAAAATCTGctcactattaaaaaaaaatgtgtcctgCTTGAAAAGTTGCATCATTACAAAAGAAAACTCTTAGCAGCTTCAGAACATAACAACCTCCGAGTACCTCCGAGTTATCAAGAAGCATTTGCTAATCGTCTTTCGTGGGTGCCCAACCCAAATGTACCGCTATCTCCATCTAAAACATTGAGGATAGAGAATCCAGTACGTTCCTCTTCACCTGAAGAAAGAAATGCCAATGATGTAGCCAATGCTGATAACAGAGAATTAGAAATTACTCAAAGTAACCTTCAGGTGGAGCAGAGAAGCCTTTCATTGAGCTCTGCTTCTTCATCTAGCTCCACTCCTTCATTTTGCTCTGCTCCTTCATTGAATTCTGCTTCATCAAGTTCTGCTCCTTCGTCAAGTTCTGTTCCTTTGTCGAGTTCTCCTCTGCTGAGTTCTGATCCTTCATCGAGTTTCACTTCTTCATCGAATTTCACTCCTTCACTGAGCTCTGCTCCTCCATCGAGTTTCACTCCTTCATTGAGCTCAGCTCCTTTGTCGAGCTTTGGTCCTTCATCAAGCTctgcacctcctccctctcagagCAAACTCCCAGCTCAATTAAATAGTCTAGAGAGCACTCCCAGCTCAGAACAAAAGGACACATGTGCCTTGACCTCGTCTCAAAAAGATGTGACGTCCTTGAATAAGGGTTCATGTTTTAGTCTAGTAGATGGCGGTGTCAAAATTGCATCAAAGGATGTGCCAGGTAACTCATCATTTCTGCAGTTTGTATTGAGCAGTGCAAATGTATTGAAAGAGAAGACAGCTGGTGCTACTGCTGATAAAATACTGACTGGTCTCCTGTGTAGTGAAAAACCAATGATAGATACGACAGTCTCAGATAAAAGCTCACTAAAAGACACTagtgagaagaaaacagaaagtaagaAAGGGGAGCAGCCATTTATGGTTCACACAAACTCTCCTGTATCAGAAGCAACAGAATCTGGTGGAGCCAATTTCCAGGGTGATGTAGCTCAGAAGAAAACACTACTTACTGAAAAGACATCGTCAAAACAGAACAATGGTAGTTACACTATGGAAGAGTTAACTGCGTGTCTGGGCTTGTGGAGAAACTCTGGCCCATCGGAGACCATAAGTGTGCAAAATAGCCAGTTAAATGGAAGCTCCACAGCAAATCAGATTTCATCTTACAGCCAAACCACAAAAAATGGAGAACAAAACAATGTTCCAGTTAGTACAGTTGGAGAAATTTTGCCTGTAACAAGCGCTTCTCCAGGACAGAAACTCGATACGATGAGTTGCAATTTGTTAAAAAGTTTTGAACTCCAAGTTGCAGTTGTTACTCCTTTAGTACTTTTGGAACAGAGAACCCAGAATCAGCAGATAGACAAATGTCCAGCATCCGTAGGTAAAATGACTGCAGTGACTGACTCGAGAAGCACATGTAGCTTGCAAGAAGCAGGGAAAAATGAATTAGGTGTAGTAAATACCGATAAAGCAACAATAGCATCACCCAGTAATTGTGTTCTGGCACAGAAGGTAGACACAAATTTGCAGCAGACAAAATTAGCTGATGAAAATGGAATAATAAAAAACAGTGCAAATGCAAATGATTTGTATGGTGAAAACCAAAGTAAAGTTAGTAAACCTGCACAAGATGCCAGAGAAAATCCGCAAAACAAGCCTTCTTTTCCTGAATTGGGCATAAATCCTTCTAGTGAAATCTTTCAAGAAGTTGCAAGAGACCATAAAGACAGGCAAGCTGTGTTAGAAACAGGATATACATCCACAGCTGTGTTGGAAGACCAGATGTTTTGTATTACTAGTGTATGTTCTCTTGTTGAAGGTGATACATCTTACAATCCACAAATAGCAAGTATCTTCAAGCCAGTCCCTGAGCTGGATGCATTAAATGGTACCATGTCAGAAGGAAATGCATCTGACCCAGAgcaaaaggagcagcagcaggtctTTTCTAGAAACAAGCTGAGCAGTAACACTCCTCAAAGAGACAGCTTGCTGCTAAAGATATTGGACACAtcatcaaactgcaagagtaaAGCAGGTAATAATTTGGATTGTAGCACAACTAGTAATTTGAAGAAACAAAGCAGTGGCGGTCCTCCTAACACAGTTTCTGCCTCAAAACAAAATAGGCCACTCATTGCATCTTTCAAGCATCCTAAAACTTACTTGAAAGGTCCTACTCATACAAGGCAAGAGTTGGCTCTCAATTCACCAATTTCCTCAAGCAGCCTAACTGCTGAAACTGCGGGTGTCAACAGTGAACAGAATTACGTGTGCTGTAAAAATAGcacagaaaaagaggagaacTTCTTTGGAGCACGACCTATAAAATATCTAAACAATCAGTTGTATGAACTAGTGAAAGAGTTTCCATATGGCATTGAAGGTGCTGATATACTAACAAAAGAACCAGTCCAAAATAATTCTGTGGCAGAGAGAATGGAGAATCAACCTCAAAAAGAGACTCAGATTTGTGACAAGAATTCTCATTTGAATGACCCAGTAGATCAGATAAAAATTGAGGTATTAAGCTCTGATCAGGTGCAAGAACTGTTTCCTGAACACAGCCAGTGTTCATCTAATGAGAAGAAGAGTGTAGGGAGTCAGCAGTCAGAAAAGGCTTCAGCTGAGGAGAATCATGAAGGCAATATTCAGCCTAGCCAGAGTctatttgagaagaaaaagaatacacAAGACCCCTCCAGCCCCACGGTAAAAAAAACCGACGATTGTTCTTTGATGAGTTCTCCGTCTGTAGCTTGTGAAATGCCACCCTGGAAATCTGAAATGtctgtttcagagaaaaatgatgATCAACTTTCAAAATTCAAAAATACTAGCTCTACAGAGACACTGGATAACAACAGTGAAATTGATGCTGTAATGGAGAACTGTGCAGTGGGAAACTTGCCAAATTctgaaaaaacaccaaacagtGATAGCGAAAACAATATTTGCAAAAACACCTCTCCAGTGGACAAAAAACCCAGTCTAAAGGTGAATAATGAACACAAACTGCTTacaagacaacaggaaaaatatgAACCACTTAATTCCTCTGAAAACCAGGATGTCGATAAAACTAGGAAGAACAGCTGGAAGGAAGAGACGCAGATCAACAGAGGAAGTCCATTGTTAGACAAAGAGTTTCATTCTGACAAAAAAGAACATCAGACAGCCACAGAAGAGTTGTCAGAGAGAGCTGGCCATACAGATGCAGCTGACACGACAAACtcatccaaaaagaaaaagaggcttttcaaAAGGGAGTCCCTTTCAaaagataaaaccaaaacaggTTTGGCCATGAAATTCCAAGGTGTTCGTAAGTCAGAAACTGTTGAAGGTAAGCACGATAAAGTTAATCAAggacaaaaaaatgaaacctgTAAAGAGAACTCAGCTGAAGAACAGATCTGTAGGAAGCAAAAGGAGATACCCAGACAAGATGTAGGAGTTCACATCAAAGATAAAGGCAAATTGtcagcagaaataaaacatacaaaacTGAATAGTTATCGTGATGATGCTGTAAAGTTCCCAAATGTTGCGACCGTAGACTTAAAGGCAAGAAACCACAAATACCCTCAGCATAAATGTATCAAAGTTCATCCGTCACAGGAGCAGCCGTACAAAcggaaaaggaaggaaactaTGATTGGGAAGAGAGACCCTAAGAAATCAAAGGTAGAAGAGGAAAGCCTGAAACAATCTGAAGCAAAGAATTCCCAGCAGCTTCCACATAATTGTGTGATAAATACTGACAAAGCTAAAAAACTGAATGGAGAAAATGGCTGGAAACCGAGGACTTCATTAGCAGATCATGCTGTCCTtaaactgcagagaaaaagaggTCGACCTTCTACCATCTCTAAAAACTACTTTTCTAACAGAGACAAACATCTTGAGGGtcaaaacaaagacaagggCTCTGAGAGGATGTTTTCTGATAAAAATATGCTATACTTCAATAGAAGAAATAACAGATTGAAATTTCATCTTcaaaaggaaccaaaaaaaCACTACCTGAACAGAGTTGCGTTTAAACGTATGGCACAGGAACGAATATACCTGACAAAGTTAGAGACATCACCTGTCAGACCCATCTGCCATAGAAAGTCCAAAGTGTCCCAAAACAGCCCTGATGCGAAAAGACGCGCTTCTGCCTCAGAAGTCGAGAAGTCATGCGAACCGCAAGCACTTGAGTTTAAGCTGTATCCAGAGATGCTGTTGAGAAATCCAGCCACCGATGAAGAAAACTTAGCTGCAAAGAACTCCTCGGAAAGAGAAAAGGCCATTGTGGCAG GTGTCAAGAGTAAAAAAGAAGATTGGTTAAAAAGTGATCCagtgaagcaaaaaaaattgGAAGAGATCTTCACAG TCTCCAGTGTATTATCTTCATCATATTTCTTCCAATATTGGAATCTCTTTGATAAATTGCCATGGCTGATAAATTTGCTGCTGTCCATTCAGACAGCTGCTTAG